In the Ensifer adhaerens genome, one interval contains:
- a CDS encoding LysR family transcriptional regulator, translating into MSDPLSRLSWDDLRVVKAIGEHGSLATAAASLGVNNSTMFRRLAQVEDALKVSLFDRRRTGYVATDAGTEVITLAQNIELEIIGVTTRFSGSDAGYAGDLRITTSDSLAYNLIVPIVADFRRENPGIRCEILIANSPLNLARGESDVAVRATSSPPENLFGRKVANIAWAVYAQRYAGFESRTLENLVHEQWASFTGSLSRLKSSKRIEEIVPHENITYRSDSVLCVAAAIEAGIGIGYLPCMLGDVNRNLSRIGSVEPSLTDELWVLTHPDIRRSGRVYAFMTYCNEAISKRRSLIGGTAPNFTR; encoded by the coding sequence ATGAGTGATCCGCTTAGCAGACTGAGCTGGGACGATCTACGGGTGGTAAAAGCCATCGGAGAACATGGCAGCCTGGCAACCGCTGCAGCGAGCCTCGGAGTAAACAACTCGACGATGTTTCGCCGGCTCGCTCAAGTAGAGGATGCGTTGAAAGTCTCCTTGTTCGACCGTCGGAGGACCGGTTACGTAGCGACTGACGCAGGCACCGAAGTCATCACGCTTGCTCAGAACATCGAGCTGGAAATAATCGGTGTTACCACCCGGTTTTCGGGCTCTGATGCCGGCTACGCTGGCGATCTTCGGATCACTACCAGTGATTCACTGGCATACAACCTGATAGTTCCAATCGTGGCTGACTTCCGAAGGGAAAACCCAGGAATACGCTGTGAAATCCTCATAGCCAACAGTCCCCTCAATCTGGCTCGGGGGGAGTCGGATGTCGCAGTTCGGGCGACTTCTTCTCCGCCGGAGAACCTCTTTGGACGAAAAGTCGCAAATATCGCCTGGGCGGTATATGCGCAGCGATACGCGGGCTTTGAATCTCGTACCTTGGAAAACCTTGTCCACGAGCAATGGGCCTCATTCACAGGGTCGCTTTCCCGCCTTAAGTCATCCAAACGTATTGAGGAGATCGTGCCTCATGAAAACATCACCTATCGAAGCGACTCTGTTTTATGTGTCGCAGCTGCAATCGAAGCCGGAATAGGAATCGGCTATCTTCCCTGCATGCTGGGTGATGTGAATAGGAATTTATCTCGCATCGGCAGCGTGGAACCCAGTTTGACTGACGAATTGTGGGTACTCACACACCCTGATATTAGGCGTTCGGGGAGAGTTTATGCATTCATGACATATTGCAATGAAGCGATATCCAAGCGCCGCAGCCTGATTGGGGGCACGGCACCCAACTTCACCAGATAA
- a CDS encoding FAD-dependent monooxygenase produces MRVLIVGAGIAGLAAARAFELRGIKYEVVERRERPPTEGAGIFLLGNASRALGDLGLLDAVTSIAYPITAQRILSSSGIVLNDTATAAVWEHCGPCLSLSRQGLISVLQNSIDPDAITYGVEVLSTNAIGDSRTVQFSDGRERDYDLVIGASGVNSPLRERIFGSSPRQIGISCWRTIVPSNGKIVTWTAMLGQGRTLLGIPISDTETYVYADCPSNEFGDGSVEVLKHLFRSFTGPLGLIVANLDPTTQIHRATLQEIRAQRWIADRHVLIGDAAHASSPSMAQGAGMAIEDAVVLGELIARGGPMADILQRFHENRIGRVEWVQKKARSRDKLRGGSSALRNVVLRLFGNALYRRTYEPLTRPLL; encoded by the coding sequence ATGAGAGTATTGATTGTAGGCGCGGGCATCGCTGGCCTCGCGGCCGCGCGCGCGTTCGAATTAAGGGGCATCAAATACGAGGTCGTCGAGCGGCGGGAGCGGCCACCCACTGAAGGAGCAGGTATCTTCTTGCTCGGAAACGCGTCGCGAGCGCTTGGCGATCTAGGACTGCTCGACGCTGTCACATCGATCGCCTATCCGATTACAGCACAGCGCATCCTGTCATCATCGGGGATTGTGCTAAACGACACAGCCACCGCGGCGGTTTGGGAGCATTGTGGGCCCTGCCTCTCACTCTCTCGCCAAGGCCTCATCAGCGTGCTTCAAAACTCAATAGATCCTGACGCCATCACCTATGGGGTCGAAGTACTCTCCACTAACGCCATTGGCGACAGCCGGACGGTTCAGTTCTCGGACGGACGGGAAAGGGATTACGATTTGGTAATCGGTGCCTCTGGGGTTAATTCCCCACTACGTGAGCGCATCTTCGGATCATCCCCTCGACAGATCGGGATTTCTTGTTGGCGAACCATAGTTCCGAGCAACGGAAAGATCGTTACGTGGACGGCGATGCTTGGACAAGGCCGCACCCTCCTCGGGATTCCGATAAGCGACACGGAAACATATGTTTATGCCGATTGCCCTTCGAACGAATTTGGCGACGGTTCTGTTGAGGTTCTGAAGCACCTGTTCCGTAGCTTTACTGGACCTCTTGGACTGATCGTCGCCAATCTCGACCCCACGACCCAAATCCACCGCGCTACCCTGCAAGAAATCCGCGCGCAGCGCTGGATAGCTGATCGTCACGTCCTGATCGGGGACGCTGCACACGCTTCATCCCCGAGCATGGCCCAAGGGGCGGGTATGGCGATTGAAGATGCCGTAGTTTTAGGTGAACTCATTGCGCGTGGCGGTCCTATGGCGGACATCCTGCAGCGGTTTCACGAGAACCGGATCGGCCGCGTTGAATGGGTTCAGAAGAAGGCACGATCACGAGACAAGCTTAGAGGCGGATCCAGCGCTTTACGGAACGTCGTCTTGCGGCTCTTCGGGAACGCTCTTTATCGACGCACCTACGAACCGCTAACCCGCCCGCTTCTGTAA
- a CDS encoding ABC transporter ATP-binding protein, translating into MRIVQPETMLSVENLVAGYGNLPVLHGITLEISKGAMIAVIGPNGAGKSTFTKSVMGLVNMMGGRVTFEGQPIHDLPTHKIASLGIGYVSQTDNVFGSLSVHENLEMSSNLLPPNERQDAIAGIYERFPRLKERRRQMARVLSGGERQMVAIGSALINRPKLLILDEPVSGLSPLMTDEVARAISGINDSGVTVIWVVEENPRQVISLSDWVYVMDSGTVRLGQSAESVLNADNFRELFLGV; encoded by the coding sequence GTGAGAATCGTGCAACCCGAAACGATGCTATCCGTCGAGAACCTTGTCGCTGGATATGGCAATTTGCCCGTCCTGCACGGGATTACATTGGAAATTTCAAAAGGTGCCATGATCGCTGTAATTGGACCGAACGGCGCCGGCAAATCGACTTTTACGAAGTCTGTAATGGGACTGGTTAATATGATGGGTGGGCGCGTGACTTTCGAAGGTCAACCCATCCACGACCTCCCTACGCATAAAATCGCTAGCCTCGGAATAGGCTATGTTTCCCAAACAGACAACGTTTTCGGCAGTCTCTCCGTACATGAGAACTTGGAGATGTCGAGCAACTTGTTACCGCCAAATGAGCGGCAAGATGCCATTGCTGGCATTTACGAACGTTTCCCGCGACTAAAAGAACGTCGACGTCAAATGGCACGTGTGCTTAGCGGGGGTGAGCGACAAATGGTGGCCATCGGCTCCGCTCTCATCAATCGACCAAAGCTGCTAATTCTCGACGAACCAGTTTCGGGACTGTCGCCACTTATGACGGATGAAGTCGCCCGTGCGATCAGCGGCATCAACGACTCAGGAGTGACCGTGATCTGGGTCGTTGAGGAAAATCCTCGCCAGGTAATCAGTTTGTCGGATTGGGTTTACGTGATGGATAGCGGGACGGTGCGCCTTGGGCAATCTGCGGAGAGCGTCCTCAATGCCGACAATTTCCGCGAGTTGTTCCTCGGGGTCTAA
- a CDS encoding ABC transporter substrate-binding protein: MKNLISKYTRVLGISAAVACLLAGMSHATDKGPVKIGFLVGFTGDYAAWSAPEHDAALLAVEEINASGGVLGRKVELVSEDNGSTVAGAVRGAQKLASVDGVSAIVGPESDPVMALLKFAKDNKVPVIPTAAGTDGLDKAGGTGKFVYRTTASDSFLGVVHAKMILDELKAHELVLVVENLEGTQSAATNFKRAFEKLGGKVTKTITLSSGQANYLSEIQDLAGQEPELIYLAAGQTAGVSFVKQAYQRGYDWKWWVTAELQTPDFVNATGVDVVKGFMNAVTSQAEGSKSAQRFVDAYEKRFGEKPEPGFYQAETYDAVIAVALAMEAAGATTGAAVDEQLAAVSGPGGEKIMSFAEGVSALKAGKDIDYDGASGSIDFDQNGNVTAPAARLLRVDDQGAWTTVKVVDSGSFPAN, from the coding sequence ATGAAGAATCTGATCTCTAAATATACTCGTGTGTTGGGAATTTCTGCAGCGGTTGCGTGCCTGCTCGCGGGTATGTCGCATGCCACCGATAAAGGTCCGGTGAAGATTGGCTTCCTGGTCGGTTTCACCGGCGATTACGCAGCGTGGTCAGCTCCTGAGCACGATGCAGCATTGCTCGCCGTGGAGGAGATCAATGCAAGCGGCGGCGTGCTAGGTCGTAAAGTGGAACTGGTCTCTGAAGACAACGGAAGCACCGTTGCCGGAGCCGTACGCGGTGCGCAGAAGCTCGCTAGCGTCGACGGTGTCAGCGCTATCGTAGGACCAGAATCCGATCCGGTAATGGCATTGCTTAAGTTCGCGAAGGACAACAAGGTTCCGGTTATTCCTACTGCAGCGGGCACGGACGGCTTGGACAAGGCTGGCGGTACAGGAAAGTTCGTATATCGGACCACCGCCTCAGACTCATTCCTGGGTGTAGTGCACGCCAAGATGATCCTAGACGAGTTGAAAGCACATGAATTGGTGCTCGTGGTCGAAAACCTAGAAGGTACACAGAGTGCGGCAACCAACTTCAAACGAGCCTTCGAAAAACTTGGCGGCAAGGTGACAAAGACGATAACGCTGAGCTCCGGTCAAGCGAACTATCTCAGTGAGATCCAGGACTTGGCAGGACAGGAGCCGGAGCTAATCTATCTCGCTGCTGGGCAGACTGCCGGTGTCAGTTTCGTTAAGCAAGCCTATCAACGGGGATACGACTGGAAGTGGTGGGTAACAGCTGAGCTCCAAACTCCTGATTTCGTAAACGCGACAGGTGTTGATGTCGTCAAGGGCTTTATGAACGCTGTGACCAGCCAGGCTGAAGGTTCAAAAAGCGCGCAGCGGTTCGTGGATGCCTACGAGAAGCGTTTCGGCGAAAAACCAGAGCCAGGTTTCTATCAGGCTGAGACCTACGACGCTGTCATCGCCGTCGCGCTGGCAATGGAAGCTGCAGGAGCAACGACAGGGGCCGCGGTTGATGAACAATTGGCTGCAGTCTCGGGCCCTGGAGGGGAAAAGATTATGTCGTTCGCAGAAGGGGTCTCCGCGCTGAAGGCTGGCAAGGACATCGATTATGATGGCGCATCCGGCAGCATTGACTTCGATCAGAATGGCAACGTCACTGCGCCGGCGGCGCGTCTGCTGCGCGTCGATGACCAAGGTGCCTGGACGACGGTGAAGGTAGTGGACTCCGGTTCATTCCCCGCGAACTAA
- a CDS encoding alkene reductase, translated as MTTHSKELHMTTIWDPITVGRMSLGHRLALSPLTRSRALPDGTPGPHAAEYYSQRASLGLLITEGTQPSADGQGFPNTPGIYSDAHVAGWSKVATAVHEKGGHLFIQLMHAGRMAHPSNRTHDRVPLAPSAVRPEEKMYTNSGLLEVPVPQALSEAGIRDTIADFRRAAAKAVEAGADGVEIHGANGYLVQQFLSPNTNTRSDAYGGSIENRARFALEVAEAVSKEIGADRTGIRLSPGSRLSSIDEGDSYAPLYRYLTAELAKLDLVYLHVVHSGNEELLRDIRALWPNTLLVIRPNRPIEDIGMDVEAGLADVVPVGRWALANPDFVERLRRSAPLNTADHTTFYGGGAEGYTDYPTLEAAE; from the coding sequence ATGACAACTCATTCAAAGGAACTCCACATGACCACGATTTGGGATCCGATTACCGTGGGCCGGATGTCACTCGGCCACCGATTGGCACTGTCGCCGTTGACCCGCAGCCGTGCCTTGCCAGATGGAACGCCAGGTCCGCATGCCGCTGAATATTATTCTCAACGCGCTTCGCTCGGCCTTTTGATCACCGAAGGCACGCAACCCTCCGCCGACGGTCAGGGGTTTCCTAACACGCCAGGCATCTATTCCGACGCCCATGTCGCTGGGTGGTCGAAGGTTGCGACGGCAGTGCACGAAAAAGGAGGACATTTGTTCATTCAGCTTATGCATGCGGGACGGATGGCGCATCCCAGCAACCGGACGCACGATCGCGTTCCGCTTGCGCCGTCTGCTGTTCGACCCGAGGAGAAAATGTACACAAACAGTGGCTTGCTCGAGGTTCCGGTTCCGCAGGCACTTTCAGAGGCAGGCATTCGCGACACGATCGCGGACTTTCGCCGTGCTGCCGCCAAGGCGGTCGAGGCAGGTGCTGACGGCGTCGAAATCCACGGTGCAAATGGGTACCTCGTTCAACAATTTCTTTCGCCAAACACAAACACTCGTTCGGATGCCTATGGTGGGTCCATCGAGAATCGTGCGCGCTTTGCTCTCGAAGTTGCCGAAGCAGTCTCAAAGGAGATTGGTGCCGACCGCACCGGAATTCGGTTGTCTCCTGGTTCGCGACTGAGCAGCATTGACGAAGGCGATTCCTATGCTCCGCTCTATCGCTATCTCACCGCAGAACTTGCGAAGCTTGACCTGGTTTACTTGCACGTAGTGCACAGTGGCAACGAGGAGCTTTTGCGCGATATCCGGGCGCTGTGGCCTAACACGCTCCTGGTTATCCGCCCCAACCGGCCGATCGAAGATATTGGCATGGATGTGGAAGCCGGTCTGGCAGATGTTGTTCCTGTAGGTCGTTGGGCTTTGGCTAATCCGGATTTTGTCGAACGTCTGCGTCGTAGCGCCCCGCTCAATACAGCTGATCATACCACGTTCTACGGCGGCGGAGCGGAAGGGTATACCGACTATCCCACTCTGGAAGCGGCCGAATAG
- a CDS encoding alpha/beta fold hydrolase has translation MSFMQTRDGTSLYYNDVGNGRPVVLIHGWPLSSDSWEYQLDALVNAGFRVISYDRRGFGRSDQPWYGYDYDTLADDLADLMVHLEVWDAALIGFSMGSGEVARYLGRHGSSRVSQAAIISGVTPFLMRTSDNPSGIERTAIQPLHDSLRQDRFTTLSQFATGLMELEGKAEEIAQASRGWFMHQAMAASRKATLDAAEAWFSTDFREDLATIDVPTLILHGDNDKGVPVEISGRAAAKLIRDATYVEFEGQGHALTITHREAVNAELLNFLASKNS, from the coding sequence ATGTCCTTCATGCAGACACGCGACGGAACCTCACTCTACTACAACGATGTGGGCAACGGACGTCCGGTGGTGTTGATACATGGCTGGCCGCTATCCTCAGACAGTTGGGAATATCAACTTGATGCCCTCGTCAACGCGGGTTTCCGAGTGATCTCCTATGATCGTCGTGGATTCGGTCGTTCCGATCAACCATGGTATGGCTACGACTACGATACACTGGCGGATGACCTCGCTGATCTTATGGTGCATTTGGAAGTCTGGGATGCAGCTTTGATCGGTTTCTCAATGGGAAGCGGGGAGGTTGCGCGTTACCTTGGACGTCACGGAAGTTCCAGGGTTTCTCAAGCAGCCATCATCTCTGGCGTGACGCCGTTTCTCATGCGGACATCTGACAACCCCTCCGGCATAGAGCGGACGGCAATTCAGCCTCTGCATGACTCACTGCGGCAAGACCGGTTTACCACGCTTTCGCAGTTTGCCACCGGGCTAATGGAGTTGGAAGGAAAAGCAGAAGAAATCGCACAAGCCAGTCGCGGCTGGTTTATGCATCAAGCAATGGCCGCCTCGCGAAAAGCCACGCTTGATGCAGCCGAGGCGTGGTTCAGCACAGACTTCCGTGAGGACTTGGCGACGATCGATGTTCCCACGCTTATCTTGCACGGAGATAACGACAAGGGAGTGCCGGTTGAGATCAGCGGGCGGGCTGCTGCCAAGCTTATCCGGGACGCCACGTACGTCGAGTTCGAAGGGCAAGGGCATGCGTTGACGATTACGCATCGCGAGGCGGTCAACGCGGAACTTCTGAACTTCTTGGCTTCGAAAAATAGCTGA
- a CDS encoding LysR family transcriptional regulator, which produces MKHMDLDGLKDFNLVALHGSFGRASRVTGRSKATLSRRVSDLEASLGVRLIERGSRGLRLTEEGSQLHERTLQLLSEIEEIAGGLSTGHAQPRGHLRVTAPILFSHTHLPAVATAFTKRYPAVSLEISAEDRFVDLVQEGFDIAIRVNPRPDDALVGRCFARDEMLITGTPEYLRTFKEGGERVRLPSVEMSLAQTPAPWLVNCDDKVRLIEPDVRLRLSSLLMVRDAACEGAGVAILPRLIVTDDLSAGRLAVLGTLPDSAVEYWALHLSRRYVSPKVSRFLAALNETFASGTLPDLRTG; this is translated from the coding sequence ATGAAACACATGGACCTGGATGGGCTCAAAGATTTCAATCTCGTCGCGCTGCATGGCAGCTTCGGCAGAGCAAGTCGCGTTACTGGACGGTCAAAGGCCACCCTCTCCCGGCGTGTTTCGGATCTGGAGGCCTCATTGGGTGTACGCCTAATAGAACGAGGGAGTCGTGGTCTGCGCCTCACAGAGGAAGGAAGCCAACTCCACGAACGTACCCTCCAACTGCTGAGCGAAATCGAGGAAATCGCCGGAGGGCTCTCAACCGGACATGCGCAACCGAGGGGGCACCTCCGTGTGACTGCGCCGATTCTGTTCTCGCACACTCATTTGCCCGCGGTCGCGACCGCATTCACGAAGCGGTATCCTGCTGTTTCGCTCGAAATCTCAGCCGAGGATCGATTTGTAGATCTGGTGCAAGAAGGTTTTGACATAGCGATACGTGTCAATCCTCGCCCCGATGACGCCCTTGTAGGACGTTGTTTCGCTCGCGACGAGATGCTCATCACTGGTACACCAGAATACTTGCGCACCTTCAAGGAAGGGGGCGAACGCGTTCGGCTGCCGTCGGTCGAGATGTCGCTCGCTCAAACTCCTGCACCTTGGCTTGTTAACTGCGACGACAAGGTCCGCCTTATCGAGCCCGACGTACGATTGCGCTTGTCGTCTCTGCTGATGGTTCGCGACGCGGCTTGTGAAGGCGCTGGGGTTGCTATCCTTCCCCGCCTGATTGTCACTGATGACTTATCAGCCGGCAGGCTTGCTGTATTGGGCACCCTGCCCGATAGCGCCGTCGAGTATTGGGCGCTGCATCTTTCGAGGCGCTATGTTAGTCCCAAGGTGTCCCGCTTTCTGGCGGCCCTCAACGAAACCTTTGCGAGTGGAACTCTTCCCGACCTCCGAACCGGATAG
- the panB gene encoding 3-methyl-2-oxobutanoate hydroxymethyltransferase: MSSHVPQQRLTTASIRQMKGQSKIACLTAYTTPTAKLIDPHCDLIVVGDSVGMVLYGMKNTVAVTLEMMSAHGCAVMRGVRNSCVIVDLPFGTYQESKEQAFRNALRLLQETGCDGIKLEGGEEMSETIAFLVARGIPVFGHVGLMPQMVNVAGSFRSLGHTESEADKIRRDAVSVAEAGAFAIVIEGTVEIVARQITGSIDIPTIGIGASPACDGQILVSDDMLGLFSDFTPKFVKKFADISPLISSAVEEYVSEVKAGLFPTKEHTFHPRRN, encoded by the coding sequence TTGAGTTCTCACGTGCCGCAGCAGAGGCTGACTACAGCGTCAATTCGCCAAATGAAAGGTCAGTCGAAGATCGCCTGTCTGACGGCCTACACGACGCCAACTGCAAAATTGATTGATCCGCATTGCGATTTGATCGTGGTCGGTGACTCCGTGGGGATGGTCTTGTACGGCATGAAGAATACTGTCGCGGTCACTCTTGAGATGATGTCGGCCCACGGATGCGCGGTGATGCGAGGCGTCCGGAATTCGTGCGTTATCGTCGATTTGCCGTTCGGGACGTATCAAGAAAGCAAAGAGCAGGCATTTCGAAACGCGCTTCGGCTACTGCAGGAAACCGGGTGCGATGGAATTAAACTTGAAGGTGGCGAGGAGATGTCTGAAACGATCGCCTTCCTCGTCGCACGAGGCATACCAGTATTTGGGCATGTTGGCTTGATGCCGCAAATGGTAAATGTGGCCGGCAGCTTTCGTTCTCTTGGTCACACTGAATCTGAGGCAGACAAGATCCGCCGAGACGCGGTGTCTGTAGCGGAGGCTGGAGCGTTTGCGATAGTGATAGAGGGCACGGTCGAAATAGTAGCACGCCAAATCACGGGCTCGATTGATATACCCACAATCGGGATTGGCGCATCCCCTGCTTGCGACGGACAGATACTTGTTTCTGACGATATGCTCGGCCTTTTCAGCGATTTCACGCCGAAATTTGTCAAGAAATTCGCAGACATAAGCCCGCTCATTTCCAGTGCGGTCGAAGAGTACGTCTCAGAAGTGAAGGCGGGGTTATTTCCGACCAAGGAACATACTTTCCACCCCCGCCGTAATTGA